One genomic window of Bicyclus anynana chromosome 10, ilBicAnyn1.1, whole genome shotgun sequence includes the following:
- the LOC112047897 gene encoding uncharacterized protein LOC112047897 yields MRGDDDEVEDIVGDVQYTDSQKSVTTSAVYSKDFTDSSPERHNSSGKQTYVLDRDSDDSESTFRLHRDQRLINLNEVMLPKTDMQQMLYDEINKSIRANFRPERTILTHDYTQTSKTIIELAQTEIVVKKSMQTKSLETQTSFQCLTEYKTVVKEYNNKNEVAHNVIKDMDDIKKLFLQQHPNVNDNVTLIQKSGQNNNDEQSVTEENSLSVYEESEIKNETITYSNHSSEDRIIPFIDDESKNDEDQNNIHEESECDSLKYESDIEEDSLMLENEHADNRERGDNASDTSETKTSVDNDVHELYSKLSESPLLFSSDVTIEPCALKLGTLTPLTEETSQRKSCLDITNSSQTLMEPYIDKNETLFVKNDEEVKILTNNEVIREYENFKLPPIPNKTYPNSPHINFLFSVKTNPIPSVKTERLPNLFEDRNDIYEHRWEVEAKKLGSGESPFTNGRSGMYHIKTPRDSFYLPPIQMEGVIYHNTTTSSVSPEQNSSPPENNDDAISIRSRIKELKTMTSNKTRSSGHVAIYDFLCSLLNIILKYRSRMEKRNCSPKSNSSRQERLCDIVERGCDSLCTELIRRLRSSSWLEVVETMEDIPRALEKYWTVLTVTRTADILRQVMVHIDSPRTQVARSACTALAEILKNTNYTRKPDFYEGMSMLLTKTGSFSRPVRRAANVALDAIACRVDVAHTASAICVFGVEHKSALVRCASARVLVVCCALAEGGRQILRARPPTAATARTHVLRALALLLQDKNVDTRKYALRLYALLRPLPTFEAYFLTDVDAELAVRHMKKYDAVLARHKRDSVTSLSIFS; encoded by the exons GATGACGACGAAGTAGAAGACATCGTGGGTGACGTACAGTACACAGATTCTCAAAAAAGTGTAACCACATCGGCCGTGTATTCCAAAGACTTCACCGACAGCAGTCCGGAGAGACACAACTCTTCAGGGAAGCAGACTTATGTGCTGGATCGGGATAGCGATGACAGCGAGTCGACCTTCCGGCTTCACAGAGACCAAAGGCTGATAAACCTAAACGAAGTGATGCTACCAAAAACTGATATGCAGCAAATGTTGTATGACGAAATTAATAAATCTATTCGTGCAAATTTCAGACCAGAACGCACCATATTGACCCACGACTACACGCAAACAAGTAAAACTATTATTGAACTCGCCCAAACTgaaattgtagtaaaaaaatcaatgcAAACTAAATCTCTAGAGACGCAAACCTCATTTCAATGCCTGACTGAATACAAAACAGTAGTTaaagagtataataataaaaacgaagTCGCACATAACGTTATCAAAGATATGGATgatataaagaaattatttttacaacaacATCCAAATGTGAACGACAATGTAACGCTAATTCAAAAAAGCGGACAGAATAATAACGACGAACAAAGTGTAACTGAGGAAAATTCGCTTTCAGTTTATGAAGAAtctgaaattaaaaacgaaACAATAACATACAGTAATCACAGCTCTGAAGATCGGATCATACCGTTCATAGACGATGAATCAAAAAACGACGAAGATCAAAATAATATACACGAAGAGAGTGAATGtgattcattaaaatatgaatctGATATTGAAGAAGACTCTTTAATGTTGGAAAATGAACATGCTGACAATAGAGAGAGAGGAGACAACGCCAGTGATACCAGTGAGACAAAAACTTCTGTAGACAACGATGTTCATGAACTTTACAGTAAGTTATCAGAAAGTCCACTGTTGTTCTCCTCAGATGTTACCATTGAACCATGTGCATTAAAATTAGGAACACTAACACCCCTTACTGAGGAAACTTCACAAAGAAAAAGCTGCCTAGACATAACGAACAGTTCCCAAACACTCATGGAACCCTATATAGACAAAAATGAAACACTATTTGTCAAGAACGATGAAGAAGTTAAGATATTAACCAACAACGAGGTTATCAGAGAATATGAGAACTTCAAGCTACCACCAATACCTAACAAAACCTACCCTAATAGCCCACACATAAACTTTTTGTTTTCGGTGAAAACTAATCCAATACCTTCGGTGAAAACTGAAAGGTTGCCAAACTTATTTGAAGATCGCAACGATATATATGAGCATAGATGGGAAGTCGAAGCAAAGAAATTAGGATCTGGTGAGAGTCCATTTACAAATGGAAGAAGCGGTATGT ATCATATCAAGACACCAAGGGATTCTTTCTACTTGCCTCCCATCCAGATGGAAGGTGTTATTTACCATAACACCACCACGAGCTCCGTATCACCTGAACAGAACTCATCTCCGCCTGAAAATAATGACGATGCAATCAGCATCAGAAGCAGAATCAAAGAGCTCAAAACGATGACAAGTAATAAGACTAG GAGTTCGGGACACGTAGCTATATATG ATTTTTTGTGCtctctattaaatattattttaaaatatagatcGCGGATGGAGAAAAGGAATTGTTCGCCAAAAAGTAATTCTTCACGTCAAGAGAGATTGTGTGACATCGTTGAACGAGGATGTGACAGCCTTTGTACAGAACTGATCCGGAGACTACGTTCATCGTCTTG GCTAGAAGTGGTAGAAACTATGGAGGACATACCGAGAGCACTAGAGAAATACTGGACTGTTCTAACGGTAACTCGAACGGCTGACATTTTAAGACAG GTGATGGTCCACATCGACTCCCCGCGGACGCAAGTAGCTCGCTCTGCGTGTACGGCTCTTGCGGAAATACTCAAAAACACCAATTACACTAGAAAGCCG GACTTCTACGAGGGCATGTCGATGCTGCTGACTAAGACGGGCAGCTTCAGCCGGCCGGTGCGGCGCGCGGCCAACGTCGCGCTCGACGCCATCGCGTGCCGCGTCGACGTGGCGCACACCGCCAGCGCCATTTGCGTCTTCGGAGTCGA GCACAAAAGCGCCCTGGTGCGTTGTGCGTCAGCGCGAGTTCTGGTCGTGTGCTGCGCGCTGGCCGAGGGCGGGCGGCAGATCCTGCGAGCGCGCCCGCCCACCGCCGCCACCGCGCGGACGCACGTGCTGCGCGCCCTGGCGCTGCTGCTGCAAGACAAAAACGTCGACACTAG GAAGTACGCGTTGCGTCTGTACGCGCTGCTGCGTCCGCTGCCGACGTTCGAGGCGTACTTCCTGACGGACGTGGACGCCGAGCTGGCGGTGCGGCACATGAAGAAGTACGACGCGGTGCTCGCGCGCCACAAGCGGGATAG TGTGACGTCACTGTCTATCTTCAGTTGA